The Nostoc sp. 'Lobaria pulmonaria (5183) cyanobiont' DNA window ATTTGCACGTATCCTTGCTGAACACGCCGATGAAAAGCGATTGTCTCTTGTTCAATGCGGTCTAGTCCCACTGGGTCTCTTAGTTTGCGGGCTAGTCCAACTTCGACATCGACATCTAGCCAAATAGTTAGATCGCTTTCTAAACCACCAGTAGCAATATTGTTAAGCTGATTGATTAAACTCATGTTCAGACCGCGACCATATCCTTGGTAGGCAATGGTAGAGTCAGTGTAGCGATCGCATAAAATATATTTCCCGGCTGTGAGATTTGGTTTAAGTTCTTGTTCAACGTGTTGCGATCGGTCAGCAGCATATAACAAGAGTTCTGTCACCTCTGCAACTGGTTTATCCTCTGCCTTTTCTAGTAGCAAGCGGCGAAGATGTAAACCTAACTCTGTTCCCCCTGGTTCGCGAGTTACCACAACAGTTACACCTAGACTTTCCAACCACTCAGAACAAAGCTGCATTTGGCTGGTTTTGCCACACCCTTCCACCCCTTCAAATACAATTAATTTGCCACCCATGCTATAAACTGATTCGCTGACGTTTCATCAGATCAAGAATAGCGCGAAGTGCAAAATTAACCTGCAATTGCGTAGGCGTAGCCCATCGTAGATATCGCTGTCTATGATTTAGTTACCTGAAAATTACTGTAACTTAAACGGTATAATATCTCGCCAGCTTTGGGCAGAAGCAATATGCCTTCATCCTCTCGATTAGCCCATTCAGTGACTTGAATAGTCGCGGGGTGACGATAATTTAAGTTATGAGCAGCACAGCGTTCAGCAGAAATGCCAGTAGCTAAAGTCACGCAAATCCGCGCTTGTTCTCCTTTTATCGGGTCAAAAGTACCCATCCCTTTTAAGTGAGTACTATGGGCCAGCACTCCTGCAGGATACTCTTGGAATTTATGCCACTGTTTGAGAAAGTAATCCCGCAGATGATAGCCAATTTGGGAGAGGATTTCGCCGTGTGTATAGCTATCGGTAATGTGAGGCGCATATATAATTACCTCACCTGCGTCAGCAACCACGGTTTTCCGAAACGTCTGGCGGGCGTATGGTCAATAATTTTTTGCCCGCGTTCGGTCAAACTACCATCAGAATTTAAGAGTAAATCTCGATTTTGTTCCCCAATAAAAAAACCTGGTGCGATCGCATTTACTCGCATTCCATCACCATACTTTTGGGCGAGTTCTACAGCTAGCCAGCGAGTAAAGTTATCTATCCCCGCTTTCGCGGCTGAGTAGCCAACCACACGGCTAATCGCTCGAATGGCAGACATGGAAGAAATATTCACAATGCAACCGTGAGGCTGACTTATTTCCACCATTGCTTGACCAAAAACCTGACAAGGTAGGAGAGTACCAACTAAGTTGAGGCTAACCACTTCCTCAAAAGCAACGCGAGGCATATCAAAAATAGTTGCATCAGGAGAAATTGTGGCAGCCGAAATATTACCGCCAGCCATATTTACCAAGATATCTATTTCACGCCAACCCTGTATAATAAATAATATCCCTAGCAATTTCTAATTGGGAGCGATCGCTAACATCTGCGACCACAGCGATATCTTTCTCCAGCGTTAGCAGTAATCTCAGCCACCACCGCCCCCGTTCTGACTTCATTGCGAACCAAAACGGGCTGCGGGATTAGCTAACAAAGCTGGATCTACATGACCGTGTGGGCAGACTAGAGGTAACGCAGATATGCTATCAAAAAATTGATGGGCTAGTCGTCTTTGAACTGGTTCTGGGGAAAAACAGCGATCGGCAGATAAACTCGGTTTTTTAGTTAACATAATTTTTGTTTGATTAAAATTCCTGATATAAATTGTTTTAAATTTTAAATTGTTAATAGTGCTGCACTACTACCACGCTGTACTAAAAAAGGAGATAAAACGCGGTTTTCCACAGTTTTTTCTTCTAATAAATCGAGTAACATTTGCATGGCTATGCCACCAATTTCTAACATTGGCTGGCTAACTGTAGTTAGTGGCGGCGTCACGTAACAACCCAGAGCAATACCATCAAATCCGACGAGACTTAAATTTCGCGGTACTAAAATACCTAATTCTTGACAAGCTAACAAAGCGCCAACCGCCACCATATCGTTGTAACAAAAGATGCCTGTAACTTCCGCAGTCAAGAGTTTAGATAGCATATTTTGCCCAGTGCTAACATCGCTGGTTCTGGTATCATATTCGTCACTAATTGAAACCCAATCAGTATTTGGTGCTATACCAGCCTCAGCAAGGGCCATTTGATATCCTTCTAGGCGCTGCTGGTTCGACCTGCTGCGATCGCCTACACCTAGATAACCAATAGCGGTGTGTCCCAAACTAATTAGATGCTCTGTGGCTAATTTAGCACCTAAGCGATCGTCTATTGCTACTGAGTGAAATATTTCGGATTGATCTTCAGTCTGGCTATTAATCAGAACTGTTGGCACAGCAATTTGCGTGAGTTGTTTAGTATGCTGTCTACCAATTCGTGAGTCGGCTATTAAGATCCCGTCCACTCTACGGCGATGAAAGGTATCAATAGCTGCCATTTCCTGCTCAAAATCTCGGTGTGAAGCACTCAACAAAACACTCAAACCTGCTGGTTTGGCTATCTTCTCGATTCCCTCTACCACCTCTGCAAAAAAGGGATCAGAAATTGAAGTTACTACTACACCAATAGTATTAGTACGTTTATTTTGCAAGCTTTGAGCAATCGCATTCGGCACATAGCTCATCTCCTGCGCCAGTCGCTTAATTTCTTCTCTGACTTTTGGGCTAATGAGAGCGTTATCTCGCAAAGCGCGTGAAACTGTAGAATGAGAAACGCCTGCTCTGCGGGCAATATCTTCAATTGAAATTCTTCGTTTATTCATTATTTTATCTTAGCTTTTAAATATTGCACACGTGTGCAAATGTATGTATTATAGAAAAGAATCGTTATTTGTCAAAAAATAATACAACTTACATTTTGCATGGAAAAGAGTTAAAAGTCCTCACTTTTACTCCGTTTATAATTACAACTACAATTTACGAATTACAAATTCCGAATTAGTTGAACTTTTATTAAGAAAAAAATGATTATCCTCGTAATGGGTGTGTCTGGTTCTGGAAAAACCAAAACAAGTGCTGAAATAGCAAGGCTTTTGCTCTACCTCTGCTGATTGGCTACTCAATTGCTACTCAACTGAGCAATTTTTACCCCAGTTTTTAGCGATCGCAAGCAACAATTGTGCTATTCAGATGCTACTCATTTTTGGCGATCGCGCTTTATAACAGTTGGCTGTCTGCGTTGCCGAGTTGAACGCCTACCACATTCCCTCTGACGGGCGAGAACAGCTACCCCCTGATATCCTTCCACTGGATGCAGGGCGATCATTTATCATTCTATTCATCTCGACAGTAAAAGCCTTAAAGCCTGCCAAGTGATAAAAACGGAATTATGCCTAATCGCTACTACAAATTAGTTGGACAAACCCCGGTTGCTGTTGGGTCTTTCATGGAGTGGTCTTTGTGGATAATGTCAGCCAATATCACAGTTATGCTCAACGAACTTAAAGACTCTATAATTTCAACTAGATTTGTCGGCATAGACTTAAACCCTGGGAGCAGCAACTCTAATTCTCAACCGATGGTGTTTGAAACTTTGGTCATGGGTGGGGCACTCGATGGAAAAAGAAACTTTTACCCCACTTGGGACGAGGCGATACAAGGACATCTGAAAATATGCACTCAAGTTTTTAAACTTTCAAATCACTAGAGTGAATCAACACCACATAAATTGCAATCGCTGATGGGGATGGCTCATTTTTGAGGGATTAGAAGTAACTAGTACCGCAAGGCGAAATTCACGCATTCACGCATTCACGCATTCAAATTCAAAATGAATACAGTATAAGCGTTTCATTGATTTGGAATGGGTGGTTTCTTTACGCCGTGACGTACTAGTGATAGAAAAGAATGGGGATTTAGCCGAATGGTACTAAGAAAAGCTGAAATCTCCTTGCTAGCAGGGTGTTGGTGGCGAAAGATCACAAACTCATTGGCATCAAAGGCCATTTCCTTCATGTAGCGATCGCCTGTCGCAGCAAATAAGCGTTATCGTTTAGCGACTTTCATGGTTTCCCATAGAATAAGACAGATTGCGTAATTGTCCAGCGCATTGAAGGCAAACGTCAATGCGAAATTCACACAAATGGAGAAGTTTTATGACAGGTAAACTTACAGGTAAAATCGCACTGGTGACAGGTGGTAACAGTGGGATCGGACTCGCGACAGCCCAGCGGTTTGTAGAAGAGGGGGCTTACGTCTTTATCACTGGTCGTCGTCAAAACGAACTTGATGCTGCGGTAAAGAAAATTGGAGAAAATGTCATTGCTGTTCAGAGTGATGTGTCAAATCTCGCAGATATTGATCGCCTTTACACTACGATTAAGCAGGAGAAAGGACACCTCGATATCCTCTTCGCTAACGCTGGAAGCGGCGAACTTGCTCCACTTGGCTCGATTACCGAAGAGCATTTCGATAAGACCTTTAATACCAATGTCAAGGGTTTACTTTTCACCGTACAGAAAGCACTGCCATTGATGTCAGAGGGTTCATCGATCATCCTTAATGCTTCGATCACTTCGATTAAGGGTACTCCAGCGTTCAGCGTTTACAGCGCGACCAAAGCCGCTGTGCGATCGTTTGCCCGAAACTGGACACTCGACCTTAAAGAGCGCAAGATTCGCGTCAATGCCATCAGCCCCGGTGTAGTTCCTACTCCTGGCTACAATCTCATGGGATTGAGTGAGGAACAGGTGCAAGGATTTGTGGCAAACCAGGTTGAAACTATCCCCCTTGGGCGGGTGGGTACAACGGACGAAATCGCTAAGGCGGTTGTTTTCCTTGCCTCGGATGACAGCAGCTTTGTGAACGGCATCGAACTGTTTGTCGATGGTGGTATGGCACAAGTTTGAATGGATACCAATGATCTCTTTGTTGAAATTTCACGGGCGATAGACAAGCGATCGTGGTATCTGGTATCTGCCAACGATCGCATGATTTCACCAGAACTAGAGCGTTTTATGGCAAAGCGGATCGGGGCAACCGTTATTTCATTACCATCAAGCCATGTCTCAATGGTTTCCCATCCAACTGAAGTCGCAAATCTGATTATTGAAGCTGCAAAGGCAGAGGAGCCTCAAGCTAAAGTTCATTAACCTTAATTGGCGTTGCAACGAGATGCGCGACGTAAAGTTGTGCGTAGAAGTACTCTATATAACCTTACAATGAATAAAGTCATGACCACATTTCGCACGGTTTCGATTGATGGTTTGGATATCTTTTATCGAGAAGCTGGCTCCCGCAGTAATCCAACAATTCTGCTATTGCACGGCTTCCCGACCTCATCTCACATGTTTCGCAATGGCAGGAGTATTTTCGCAAATATCAGCCACCAACTCTGATTGTTTGGGGTAAGAATGACTACATCTTCCCCCCAGAAGGCGCTCATCCCTACAAGCGCGACCTAAAAGACGTAGAGTTGCATTTACTTGATACGGGACATTTTGCCCTAGAAGAGGAAGGAGATGCGATCGCAGACCATATCCGTCGCTTCATTACAACTCACGTTGTGAAGGAGGACATCATCCCAGTCCCCAGTAGGAAATAATCTCGGCTGGGAAGGGATGTCGATAGTAACTGATTGTCATTCCATGATTATTGCTCATCAATTCCTACTGTCAAGCCAGTTAACTTGACAGTGCAGGGCAAAAACATCTAAATTACTCTTGATCGCAACGAAGGTTAAGAACCAACAAAAAAATTTTTCCTTTCGCGTTTGATTATTTTTTAAGCCCCAAAGCGATGCCTGCGGCGGGCTATGCCAACGCTGAAAGTTTTCGCAATAAGCAAGAGTTAATGATATTAGTTTGAAATCTATTGAAAATATACCTTGCTTATTGACATGATGCGGCTGCCCTACTTGACAGTGCCACTTCAACAAATTATCCACCATCTATAAATCCAAGGAGGACTTATGATTAGTCAAGCAAACTCACAAGCGGTGAAAGTTTTGGAAGTCGCAGACGATCCGCGTCTTTCTAGGGAAGTGAAGGCATTTTTGAAATTACTGAATTCAAGTGATGGTTCGCCTTTAGAGACATTACCTCCACTCGAAGCGCGTCAAGTGCTAGTAGATGCACAGGCTTCCGTTAAAGTGGATCTTTCAGGCATTGATGAGTCTGAGAAGACGATTACCGCTGATGGTTATCCGATCACGCTAAACATCGTGCGACCTGAAGGTGTCAAAGGTACATTGCCTGTTTTCATCTTTATTCATGGTGGCGGTTGGGTGTTAGGCGATTATCCAACTCACAAACGCATGGTTCGCGATCTCGTCGTGCTTTCAGGTTTTGCGGCTGTCTTTGTCAACTACACTCGAACTCCAGATGCTCAGTATCCGCAGGCTGTCAATGAGATATATGCCGCTACCAAATGGGTAGCCGAGCATGGTGAGGAGATTAATGTTGATGGCAAAAATCTGGCAGTAGTCGGAAACAGTGTTGGCGGTAACATGACGGCTGTAACCACTTTGATGGCGAAAGCGAAAGGGGGTCCGCAGATTAAGTTGCAAATACTGATGTGGCCGATCGTAGATGCTAATTTTGAAACGGATTCTTATCAACAATTTGGCGAGAAACGTTTCTTGACCACATCTCTGATGAAGTGGATGTATGACCTCTATACGACAGACCTGGAAAAACGCAAAGAAATTTATGCCTCTCCGCTACAGGCTACTGTTGAGCAATTGAAAGGATTGCCTCCGGCGTTAGTTCAGGTTGCAGAAAGCGATGTCTTGCGTGAAGAAGGCGAAGCATATGGACGCAAGCTAGATGAAGCAGGGGTAAAAGTGACAACTGTGCGTTACAACGGTATGATTCATGACTTCGGACTGCTGAATGGTTTAGCCGAGACTCCGGCAACCCGTTCTCTTTTTGTCCAGGCAGCCGCTGAACTGAAGAAATATCTGCAATAGAAAACAATCGTTTCTTTTACCGCAGTTGCAATTACAGCAGAATTCAAGTATTTGAACCACATCTGTTGTAGGGGTGCAAGGCCTTGCGCCCCTACCGCGTGGTCTATTTACCTGAAAATAGCTGTAAGCTTCGTTCTTGTCAGGTTTTGGCGAGCAGCTAGCTACGCTGGGCGGTTACGCCATCGCGGGCTTGAGACTGCTCTGACTTATCCAATCTTCATTGGCTTCTTGGGGTCGGGTTTTGACTGGCGCGATCGCTTAGTGCCATCCTGTCTATTCATCGATCCAGAACTGGCTCATGTGGGTTTGACTGAAACTGAAGCACAGCAACAAGGATATGCCATTCACGTGGCAAAGGTCGATGCGTCAGCCGTTCCCAGAGCGAAAACACTTGGTCAAACCGATGGACTGCTGAAGGCGATCGTGGATACAGACACAGGTCGGATTTTAGGGTGTTCCCTGTTGTGTCATGAAGCAGGTGAAGTAATTTCAACAGTGCAGATGGTGATGCAAGCTCAGATGACCTACA harbors:
- a CDS encoding alpha/beta fold hydrolase is translated as MDTNDLFVEISRAIDKRSWYLVSANDRMISPELERFMAKRIGATVISLPSSHVSMVSHPTEVANLIIEAAKAEEPQAKVH
- a CDS encoding LacI family DNA-binding transcriptional regulator, whose protein sequence is MNKRRISIEDIARRAGVSHSTVSRALRDNALISPKVREEIKRLAQEMSYVPNAIAQSLQNKRTNTIGVVVTSISDPFFAEVVEGIEKIAKPAGLSVLLSASHRDFEQEMAAIDTFHRRRVDGILIADSRIGRQHTKQLTQIAVPTVLINSQTEDQSEIFHSVAIDDRLGAKLATEHLISLGHTAIGYLGVGDRSRSNQQRLEGYQMALAEAGIAPNTDWVSISDEYDTRTSDVSTGQNMLSKLLTAEVTGIFCYNDMVAVGALLACQELGILVPRNLSLVGFDGIALGCYVTPPLTTVSQPMLEIGGIAMQMLLDLLEEKTVENRVLSPFLVQRGSSAALLTI
- the tmk gene encoding dTMP kinase, translated to MGGKLIVFEGVEGCGKTSQMQLCSEWLESLGVTVVVTREPGGTELGLHLRRLLLEKAEDKPVAEVTELLLYAADRSQHVEQELKPNLTAGKYILCDRYTDSTIAYQGYGRGLNMSLINQLNNIATGGLESDLTIWLDVDVEVGLARKLRDPVGLDRIEQETIAFHRRVQQGYVQIAASYPSRIVQVDGSLSKEAVQQVIQGILRVHLHL
- a CDS encoding alpha/beta hydrolase, coding for MISQANSQAVKVLEVADDPRLSREVKAFLKLLNSSDGSPLETLPPLEARQVLVDAQASVKVDLSGIDESEKTITADGYPITLNIVRPEGVKGTLPVFIFIHGGGWVLGDYPTHKRMVRDLVVLSGFAAVFVNYTRTPDAQYPQAVNEIYAATKWVAEHGEEINVDGKNLAVVGNSVGGNMTAVTTLMAKAKGGPQIKLQILMWPIVDANFETDSYQQFGEKRFLTTSLMKWMYDLYTTDLEKRKEIYASPLQATVEQLKGLPPALVQVAESDVLREEGEAYGRKLDEAGVKVTTVRYNGMIHDFGLLNGLAETPATRSLFVQAAAELKKYLQ
- a CDS encoding glucose 1-dehydrogenase, with the protein product MTGKLTGKIALVTGGNSGIGLATAQRFVEEGAYVFITGRRQNELDAAVKKIGENVIAVQSDVSNLADIDRLYTTIKQEKGHLDILFANAGSGELAPLGSITEEHFDKTFNTNVKGLLFTVQKALPLMSEGSSIILNASITSIKGTPAFSVYSATKAAVRSFARNWTLDLKERKIRVNAISPGVVPTPGYNLMGLSEEQVQGFVANQVETIPLGRVGTTDEIAKAVVFLASDDSSFVNGIELFVDGGMAQV
- a CDS encoding SDR family NAD(P)-dependent oxidoreductase, with translation MAGGNISAATISPDATIFDMPRVAFEEVVSLNLVGTLLPCQVFGQAMVEISQPHGCIVNISSMSAIRAISRVVGYSAAKAGIDNFTRWLAVELAQKYGDGMRVNAIAPGFFIGEQNRDLLLNSDGSLTERGQKIIDHTPARRFGKPWLLTQVR
- a CDS encoding alpha/beta fold hydrolase; translation: MTTFRTVSIDGLDIFYREAGSRSNPTILLLHGFPTSSHMFRNGRSIFANISHQL